Genomic window (Halococcus saccharolyticus DSM 5350):
ATCGTGGCGATGGGCGTCGTGAGCGGCATCGTCTTTCCGTTTGCCGACGAGCTCATCAATTTTATCTGGTACGCCTTCCTCCCTGGTTCACCCACGGCCTGCCCGGTCGCGGCTGACCAGGCGAGTGCAGCCTGTCCGTACGTGTACGACCCGCTCGCGCTCGTCCTCGCCCGGCTGAAGGCGGCATCGCTCGCGGGCTTCGTGGTCGCGCTGCCACTTTTCGTATATCAAACCTATCGGTTCATGCGCCCCGGTCTCTACCACAAAGAGCGTCGGTACTATCTCGCGGCAGTCCCCACGAGTCTCGTTTTTGCCATGATCGGGGTCGCGTTCGCCTTCTTCCTCGTCCTCCCGGTGATGTTCAACTACTTCCTTGGCTACTCGAAGCCCGTCGCAGAGATCGCGTTCGGGCTCGGTGATACGTTCGGGCTGATGACGCTGCTGATGGGGTTTTTCGCGCTGGTCTTCCAGATCCCGCTGTTCGTGATGCTCGCGATCATGATGGGGATCACGACGCGGGCGTGGCTCACGAGCCGGCGGCTCTACTTCTGGGGCGGGTTTGCTGGAGTTGCGTTCCTGTTCAGCCCCGACCCGACCGGAATGGCCCCCATCATCGTCGCCGCGACGATGATCGGGCTGTTCGAGGGCACGCTCCTTCTGCTCAGATGGACCGGACGCGGCTGATCGATCGCTGAGGGCGCAGCCGAGTGAAAGGGACCAGGACGGTTTCAGAGCCGATTGAGGATCACGTCGGCATCGTGGGCGAGCGAGAGTTCGCGCGAGCGGCCGCGGCCTTCGACACTGGTGTAGCTGGCATCGACGAGGTCCAACTGATCGAGCTTGTTGACCAGTTCGGAGTAGCGGGTGTAGCCGAGGTCGGTTTCGTCGTGAAACGCCTCGTACACCGTGCCGGCGCGCTCGCCGTCGTGATCGGCGATCACCCGCAGGAGCTCGCGTTCGGGATCGGTGAGTTCGCCCAGCCGCCGCGAGAGGTGGACGTGTTTCGCCTTCTCGTAGGCCGACTCGACGTCCTCGATTTCGACGGTGCGACTTCCACGGGCCTCGGCGTGGAGCCCCGCACGCCGGAGGAGATCGATCCCCACCCGGAGGTCGCCGGTCTCGGCGGTCAGCTCGGCCACCAGATCGAGCGGTCGCGGGCCGAGTACGTCGTTACGGAAGCCGCGATCGACGCGCTCGCGGAGGATGTCAACGATCTCGCTCTCGTCGTACGCCGGGAAGTACACCTCCTCGGGGCGGAACACCGACTGGACGCGGTTGTCGAGATCGGCGATCACGTCGAGATCGAGATCGGAGGAGACCAGAATGACGCCGACCTTCGCGCCCGCGTGGGTCTCGTGGGCGCGCAAGAGCGAGTAGAGAGTTTCGGAGGCCTCGCCCTCGTAGAAGAGGTAGTTCACGTCGTCGAGACACACGACTAGAACCTCGCCCTCGTCGGTGAGGTGATCGGTGATCTGCTCGAACAGGCTCTTGAACGAGATGCCGCTTGCGGGCGGTTCGTACTCAAAGATCGCCTCGAATAGCCGCGAGAACACCGCATACCGCGTCGAATCGACCTGGCAGTTCACTCGCACCGCTCGGACCCCACGCCGTGCGTCGAGTTCGCCGAACAGCTTCTGGACGGCGGTGGTTTTGCCGGTGCCGGGCGGCCCGCGAACCATCGCGTTCAGCGGGCGCGAGCCCCGGACGGCGGGCCGGAGCGCGTACTGGAGCCCGTCGAGCTGGTCGTCGCGGTGGTGGAACGTCTCCGGGAGGTAATCCACCTCGAAGACCCCCTCGTCCCGGAAGACCGACTCGTCCCACGAGAGCATGTCGCCGTCGTCGGCCATCACTTTCACCTCGCTCCCCGCCGGCTTCAAGCCTTCGGCGACCCGTGCCGCCAAGGTTTTGTTGCATCACGGGGTTGCGCGCCACAAATTGGATCATGACCACTAGCATACGGCGGGATGCTATAGTTCCTCCGCGACTATTTCACCAGACTGGGCAAGAATGATTTTTGATCAGGAATTCACTATTTAGTGGTGAAACTACAGGATCACAGATAGTCAATCAGCGCTGCGATATAGTTTTATTGATGATACAAAACCTATTATTATGAAAAGCATTCCGACGCCAGCAAACAGGAGTGGCGCATTCGTGGTCTGGTTTTTCAGAAATGCGTTATCTGGTTCGTCAGGATCGATATAGGCAGTAACCGTGTCACCGGTTTCGTAACCATCTATTACGGATCGGGCCTCCGACCTTGTGTCGTAATCTGGAGACGTCTCTGCTGGAAATACGTTAGTTCCCGTATACGATGTTCCCTCGTAGTTATAGGTGAACCGAACCGTCGGTTTGTGATCAGCACCGAGACTACTGCCGGGTGAACTGGCTTCGACAACACCTGTTTCGGTGATCTCAGCGTTAACCTCAACCGAGTTTGCAACCGTGTCGGACTGTTGAATGTAATCGTACGCACCAAACCCGGTAGCCGCGAGGCCAATGACCAGCAGTATTACAGCACCACGAAGTGTATCCAGTCCGTCAATAGGCAAATTAAATCCATCAGACATTTTTGGCACCGCTTTTGTAAGTGAAATTGAAACTATGCGCGCATCGAGATCGTGACCGTTGGACTGTATTGAGAACAGGCATACTAAAAGAATAGGAACTGTATCCACAAACACCGTATGGGTGGTTTTCTCCAATCATGTCAAATGATCTCGGGAGCAAATGGATAGCTCCAAACGTCACCAGTCGTCGCCTTGTAGGTCGCATACAGAGAAAAAAGCAAATCAGCCACGACCAGGCCAAATATCATG
Coding sequences:
- the tatC gene encoding twin-arginine translocase subunit TatC, whose amino-acid sequence is MAETTETGGTTADEPAGTAPLDDSEMPLADHIEEMVKRLGIVIVAMGVVSGIVFPFADELINFIWYAFLPGSPTACPVAADQASAACPYVYDPLALVLARLKAASLAGFVVALPLFVYQTYRFMRPGLYHKERRYYLAAVPTSLVFAMIGVAFAFFLVLPVMFNYFLGYSKPVAEIAFGLGDTFGLMTLLMGFFALVFQIPLFVMLAIMMGITTRAWLTSRRLYFWGGFAGVAFLFSPDPTGMAPIIVAATMIGLFEGTLLLLRWTGRG
- a CDS encoding ORC1-type DNA replication protein — protein: MADDGDMLSWDESVFRDEGVFEVDYLPETFHHRDDQLDGLQYALRPAVRGSRPLNAMVRGPPGTGKTTAVQKLFGELDARRGVRAVRVNCQVDSTRYAVFSRLFEAIFEYEPPASGISFKSLFEQITDHLTDEGEVLVVCLDDVNYLFYEGEASETLYSLLRAHETHAGAKVGVILVSSDLDLDVIADLDNRVQSVFRPEEVYFPAYDESEIVDILRERVDRGFRNDVLGPRPLDLVAELTAETGDLRVGIDLLRRAGLHAEARGSRTVEIEDVESAYEKAKHVHLSRRLGELTDPERELLRVIADHDGERAGTVYEAFHDETDLGYTRYSELVNKLDQLDLVDASYTSVEGRGRSRELSLAHDADVILNRL
- a CDS encoding DUF3592 domain-containing protein codes for the protein MSDGFNLPIDGLDTLRGAVILLVIGLAATGFGAYDYIQQSDTVANSVEVNAEITETGVVEASSPGSSLGADHKPTVRFTYNYEGTSYTGTNVFPAETSPDYDTRSEARSVIDGYETGDTVTAYIDPDEPDNAFLKNQTTNAPLLFAGVGMLFIIIGFVSSIKLYRSAD